A genomic stretch from Sphingomonas faeni includes:
- a CDS encoding alpha/beta fold hydrolase: protein MTDIAPAAAPPLANTPPVKERPRLAYHHTPGTGPTIVFLSGYASDMTGTKAVTLEAWAKSEGRAFLRFDYGGCGQSEGAFEDQTLVDWRDDVLAMIDALVEDSAILVGSSLGGWLMLLAAKMRPDLVKGLVGVAPAPDFTDWGFTTDEKMALLSNGRIERKNPYGPEPTVYTRRFWSSGEANRLMFGEIAFDGPVRLVQGQRDPDVPWQRTARLAELLRSADVQTWLVKDGDHRLSRDSDISLIIRAVEDVIAAL from the coding sequence ATGACCGATATCGCTCCCGCCGCCGCCCCGCCCCTCGCAAACACACCTCCCGTCAAGGAGCGTCCTCGCCTCGCCTATCACCACACGCCCGGTACCGGCCCGACGATCGTGTTCCTGTCGGGGTACGCTTCGGACATGACGGGCACCAAGGCGGTGACGTTGGAGGCGTGGGCGAAGTCCGAGGGACGGGCATTCCTGCGGTTCGATTATGGCGGGTGCGGGCAGAGCGAGGGGGCGTTCGAGGACCAGACCCTGGTCGACTGGCGCGACGACGTGCTGGCGATGATCGACGCGCTTGTCGAAGACTCCGCGATCCTCGTCGGGTCGTCGCTGGGCGGCTGGCTGATGCTGCTGGCGGCGAAGATGCGGCCCGATCTGGTCAAGGGGCTGGTCGGGGTCGCGCCTGCGCCGGACTTTACCGACTGGGGCTTTACCACCGACGAGAAGATGGCGCTGCTGAGCAACGGGCGAATCGAGCGCAAGAACCCCTACGGGCCCGAGCCGACGGTCTATACGCGCCGCTTCTGGTCTTCGGGCGAGGCCAACCGATTGATGTTCGGCGAGATCGCATTCGACGGCCCGGTACGGCTGGTCCAGGGCCAGCGCGATCCGGACGTGCCGTGGCAGCGGACCGCGCGGCTCGCCGAGTTGTTGCGTTCAGCCGATGTGCAGACATGGCTGGTCAAGGACGGCGACCACCGCCTGTCGCGCGACAGCGACATTTCCCTCATCATCCGGGCGGTGGAGGATGTGATCGCCGCCTTATGA
- a CDS encoding fatty acid desaturase family protein encodes MDTSLSLARGTAATASIPVSAPRTGGGMERVADDKAMLRAAADLTRDLVKPRPAIYWADLIASMVVGYGALAVAATSTSTPVAIVAGVVAMLGLYRGLSFIHEVSHMKHASVPNFRLGWNVLVGVPLLTPSFMYEGVHNLHHAKTRYGTVEDPEYLPLALMKPWTLPLFIVVSALAPIALLIRFAILSPISLLSPQLRTMIVERYSALAINPQFRRRAPEGEAKAYWDRLEIAASLWAITLIAITVTGVLPLRAFVTIFAVASAFAVLNQVRTLVAHLWENDGEPMTVTAQYLDTVNVPPPALLPALWAPVGLRYHALHHLLPGLPYHALGEAHRRITAELDALSPYHKASYPGLPGLVSKIARSTMVRR; translated from the coding sequence ATGGATACCTCGCTCAGCCTCGCTCGCGGCACGGCCGCTACAGCCTCCATCCCCGTGAGCGCGCCGCGCACCGGCGGCGGTATGGAGCGCGTTGCCGACGACAAGGCGATGCTGCGCGCGGCCGCCGACCTGACGCGCGATCTGGTGAAGCCGCGACCGGCAATCTACTGGGCCGACCTGATCGCATCGATGGTCGTCGGCTACGGCGCGCTCGCCGTTGCGGCCACGTCGACCTCGACTCCGGTGGCGATCGTCGCGGGCGTGGTGGCGATGCTGGGCCTGTATCGCGGCCTGAGCTTCATCCACGAAGTCAGCCACATGAAGCACGCATCCGTCCCGAACTTCCGCCTCGGGTGGAATGTGCTCGTCGGCGTGCCGCTGCTGACCCCCTCGTTCATGTATGAGGGCGTTCACAACCTCCACCACGCCAAGACGCGGTACGGCACGGTCGAGGACCCCGAATACCTGCCGCTCGCACTGATGAAGCCATGGACGCTTCCGCTGTTCATCGTGGTATCCGCCCTCGCGCCGATCGCGCTGCTGATCCGGTTCGCGATCCTGTCGCCGATCTCGCTGCTGTCCCCGCAGCTGCGGACGATGATCGTCGAGCGCTACTCCGCCTTGGCGATCAACCCCCAGTTCCGACGCCGCGCCCCCGAGGGCGAAGCGAAGGCCTATTGGGATCGCCTGGAAATCGCCGCGAGCCTGTGGGCGATCACGCTGATCGCGATCACGGTCACCGGCGTGCTGCCGCTACGCGCGTTCGTGACGATCTTCGCCGTCGCATCCGCGTTCGCGGTGCTCAACCAGGTCCGCACGCTGGTCGCGCACCTGTGGGAGAATGACGGCGAGCCGATGACGGTGACCGCGCAGTACCTCGACACGGTCAACGTGCCGCCGCCAGCCCTGCTGCCCGCGCTCTGGGCGCCGGTCGGTCTGCGCTACCACGCGCTCCATCACCTGCTGCCGGGACTGCCCTATCACGCACTGGGCGAGGCGCATCGCCGCATCACCGCCGAACTCGATGCACTCTCGCCGTATCACAAGGCAAGCTATCCCGGATTGCCAGGCCTCGTCAGCAAGATCGCGCGAAGCACGATGGTTCGCCGCTGA
- a CDS encoding N-acetyltransferase produces the protein MAKLIIRPVETKKDRKIFIDLPFRLYADDPHWVPPLKSEALGLITPEKNGWFSHAKAQLFLAEEDGRVVGRISAHIDTLALTMPPEQGFGPGVGQWGLMEAERQDVFQALLARAEDWLREQGMTRALGPISMSIWEEPGLLIDGYDHPPTIMMGHAKREYRGWIEWAQYRPIKQLMTYEVDVTKQFPPIVQRIIKSGEKNPRISVRNVDKTKFEEEAAIILSILNDAWRDNWGFVPLTPPEIKDVGVKLKPIVFNDLIRIAELDGRPVAFMITLPDLNEAIKPLNGNLFPFGWAKLLWWLRKPKVRTVRVPLMGVVKELQASRMASQLAFMMIEYIRRASVQHYDAKRAEIGWILDDNQGMRSIAETIESRVNKVYQVYERVL, from the coding sequence ATGGCCAAGCTCATCATTCGACCGGTCGAGACCAAGAAGGACCGCAAGATCTTCATCGATCTGCCGTTCCGTCTCTATGCCGACGATCCCCATTGGGTGCCGCCGCTGAAGTCGGAGGCGCTCGGGCTGATCACGCCGGAGAAGAACGGCTGGTTCAGCCATGCCAAGGCGCAGCTATTCCTTGCCGAGGAAGATGGCCGGGTGGTCGGACGCATCTCGGCGCATATCGATACGCTGGCGCTGACGATGCCGCCCGAGCAGGGGTTCGGGCCCGGCGTCGGCCAATGGGGGCTGATGGAAGCGGAGCGGCAGGACGTGTTCCAGGCGCTGCTGGCGCGCGCCGAGGATTGGCTGCGCGAACAGGGCATGACGCGGGCGCTGGGGCCGATTAGCATGTCGATCTGGGAAGAGCCGGGCCTGTTGATCGACGGCTATGATCATCCGCCGACGATCATGATGGGCCACGCCAAGCGCGAATATCGTGGCTGGATCGAATGGGCGCAGTATCGCCCGATCAAGCAGCTGATGACCTATGAAGTCGATGTCACCAAGCAGTTCCCGCCGATCGTCCAGCGGATCATCAAGTCGGGTGAGAAGAACCCGCGGATTAGCGTCCGCAACGTCGACAAGACCAAGTTCGAGGAGGAGGCGGCGATCATCCTGTCGATCCTCAACGACGCGTGGCGCGACAATTGGGGGTTCGTGCCGCTGACCCCGCCGGAGATCAAGGATGTCGGCGTCAAGCTTAAGCCGATCGTGTTCAACGACTTGATCCGCATCGCCGAACTGGACGGCAGGCCGGTCGCGTTCATGATTACCCTCCCCGACCTGAACGAGGCGATCAAGCCGCTCAACGGCAACCTGTTCCCGTTCGGCTGGGCCAAGCTGTTGTGGTGGCTGCGCAAGCCGAAAGTGCGGACGGTACGCGTGCCGTTGATGGGCGTGGTCAAGGAACTCCAAGCGTCGCGGATGGCGAGCCAGCTGGCCTTCATGATGATCGAATATATCCGCCGCGCCTCGGTCCAGCATTATGATGCGAAGCGCGCGGAGATCGGCTGGATCCTCGACGACAACCAGGGGATGCGCTCGATCGCCGAGACGATCGAGAGCCGGGTGAACAAGGTTTATCAGGTGTACGAGCGGGTGCTGTAG
- a CDS encoding transporter, whose translation MKALAIALVSLAALHAAGASAQEREYCPERPGIDTPACTMAKGRVSVETSIADWTRDDQPGSRGDNILFGDTLVRVGVSDTIEARVGWTPFGHDRMRDQTGIDTVNGIGDVSLGMKANLRDPDGSGLSIAVLPYVTLPVGRSGIGAGDWGTGLLVPVTYELSDTVSLDLTPEIDAAVDEDGNGRHLAYSTAAGLSVKLDKAFTLTGEVQALRDDDPEEHATQALAALSLAWSANDDLQFDVFGAAGLNHHTPDARLYAGVSRRF comes from the coding sequence GTGAAAGCTCTTGCGATCGCGCTGGTATCGCTGGCGGCGCTTCACGCGGCAGGTGCGAGCGCGCAGGAACGTGAATATTGTCCTGAGCGACCGGGTATAGACACGCCGGCCTGCACGATGGCGAAGGGGCGCGTGTCGGTCGAAACGTCGATCGCCGACTGGACGCGCGATGATCAGCCTGGCTCGCGCGGCGATAATATCCTGTTCGGCGACACGCTTGTCCGCGTCGGCGTCAGCGACACGATCGAGGCGCGGGTCGGCTGGACGCCGTTCGGACACGACCGGATGCGCGACCAGACCGGCATCGACACCGTGAACGGGATCGGCGACGTGTCGCTCGGCATGAAGGCGAATTTGCGCGACCCTGATGGTTCCGGCCTGTCGATCGCCGTGCTTCCCTATGTCACGCTGCCGGTCGGGCGATCGGGGATCGGCGCTGGCGACTGGGGGACCGGCTTGCTGGTGCCCGTTACCTATGAACTCTCCGACACCGTCTCGCTGGATTTAACGCCGGAGATCGACGCGGCGGTCGACGAGGATGGGAACGGCCGCCATCTGGCATACAGCACGGCAGCGGGGCTATCGGTGAAGCTCGACAAGGCCTTCACGCTGACCGGCGAGGTCCAGGCGCTGCGCGACGATGATCCCGAAGAGCATGCGACACAGGCGCTGGCCGCGCTCTCGTTGGCGTGGTCGGCGAACGACGATCTTCAGTTCGACGTATTCGGTGCCGCGGGTTTGAACCATCACACGCCTGATGCGCGGCTATACGCAGGGGTCTCGCGGAGGTTCTAG
- the xth gene encoding exodeoxyribonuclease III, with translation MKIVTYNVNGIKARLPRLIEYLTEDQPDIVCLQELKSSDDTFPIADIEAAGYGAVWHGQKAWNGVAILAKSGTPVVRQRGLDGEPEDEHSRYIEAEIDGLIVAALYLPNGNPQPGPKFDYKLRWMDRLAARARVLLAEEKPAILAGDYNVIANDDDTFSVRAMQDDALMQPESREHYRALVAQGWTDALRTQFPKGGVWTFWDYQAGAWQRDAGFRIDHLLLSPQAADRMIDAGVDKAYRGREKASDHAPTWVRLR, from the coding sequence ATGAAAATCGTCACGTACAACGTCAACGGCATCAAGGCGCGGTTGCCGCGGTTGATCGAGTATCTCACCGAAGACCAGCCCGACATCGTCTGCCTCCAGGAACTGAAGTCGAGCGACGATACCTTCCCGATCGCCGACATCGAGGCCGCGGGCTACGGCGCAGTCTGGCACGGTCAGAAGGCCTGGAACGGCGTCGCGATCCTCGCGAAAAGCGGCACGCCCGTCGTGCGCCAGCGCGGTCTCGATGGCGAGCCCGAGGACGAGCACAGCCGCTACATCGAGGCGGAAATCGACGGCCTGATCGTCGCCGCGCTTTATCTTCCCAACGGCAACCCTCAGCCCGGCCCGAAATTCGACTATAAACTGCGCTGGATGGACCGCCTCGCCGCCCGCGCACGCGTCCTGCTGGCGGAGGAAAAGCCGGCCATCCTCGCAGGCGACTACAACGTGATCGCCAATGACGACGACACCTTCTCCGTCCGCGCGATGCAGGACGACGCCTTGATGCAACCCGAAAGCCGCGAGCATTACCGTGCGCTCGTTGCGCAGGGCTGGACCGACGCGCTGCGCACGCAATTCCCGAAAGGCGGCGTCTGGACGTTCTGGGATTACCAGGCCGGCGCATGGCAGCGCGACGCCGGGTTCCGGATCGACCACCTGTTGCTAAGCCCTCAGGCGGCGGACCGGATGATCGATGCCGGCGTCGACAAGGCGTACCGTGGCCGCGAAAAGGCGAGCGATCACGCGCCGACCTGGGTGCGGCTACGGTGA
- the erpA gene encoding iron-sulfur cluster insertion protein ErpA, producing MATLVQDIILTPSAAARVAAIAAKQGKPAILRLSVDGGGCSGFQYKFGFADSVEPDDVIAEHDGVKLVVDSVSIDLVRGCAVDYVESLAGAAFKVENPNAASGCGCGSSFSV from the coding sequence ATGGCAACGCTGGTTCAAGACATCATCCTCACCCCCTCCGCCGCGGCGCGCGTCGCGGCGATCGCCGCCAAGCAGGGGAAGCCGGCGATCCTGCGTCTCTCGGTCGACGGCGGCGGCTGTTCCGGCTTCCAGTATAAATTCGGGTTCGCCGACTCGGTCGAGCCCGACGACGTGATCGCCGAACATGACGGCGTGAAGCTGGTCGTCGACAGCGTCAGCATCGACCTCGTCCGGGGGTGCGCGGTCGATTACGTCGAATCGCTCGCAGGCGCCGCGTTCAAGGTCGAGAACCCCAACGCCGCATCGGGTTGCGGCTGCGGCTCCAGCTTCTCGGTCTGA
- a CDS encoding peroxiredoxin, with the protein MDEGSKIPEIPVTIDDAVVSLASLGAPLVVYFYPKDDTAGCTTEAKDFSALSDAFAAAGVTVIGVSKDTAASHAKFTAKHGLAVRLASDVEGAACEAFGVWVEKAMYGRKYMGIERATFLFDADGTLAKAWRKVHVAGHAEAVLAAAKAL; encoded by the coding sequence ATGGATGAAGGTTCGAAGATTCCCGAAATACCGGTGACGATCGACGACGCGGTGGTTTCGCTGGCGAGTCTCGGCGCGCCGCTGGTGGTGTATTTCTACCCAAAGGACGATACGGCCGGCTGCACCACCGAAGCGAAGGACTTTTCCGCGCTTTCCGACGCGTTCGCAGCGGCGGGCGTAACCGTGATCGGCGTATCGAAGGACACTGCCGCGTCGCACGCGAAGTTTACCGCAAAACATGGACTTGCGGTCCGGCTTGCGAGCGATGTCGAGGGTGCAGCCTGCGAGGCTTTCGGGGTGTGGGTCGAGAAGGCTATGTACGGCCGGAAGTATATGGGGATCGAGCGCGCGACGTTCCTGTTCGACGCCGACGGCACGCTGGCGAAGGCTTGGCGCAAGGTCCACGTTGCCGGGCATGCCGAGGCGGTCCTGGCTGCCGCGAAGGCCCTCTGA
- a CDS encoding bifunctional [glutamine synthetase] adenylyltransferase/[glutamine synthetase]-adenylyl-L-tyrosine phosphorylase — protein MSLVSHEVAINDAIARARLLSPFLSLILDREPVLAKSLATGRLDLSWSSVEPGMPVAKRLRIERRAMALNVAIGDLAGILDLTAVTGALTDFADYALDTAIRTAIEERTPGAEPIGFTAIALGKQGSGELNYSSDIDPILLFDPETLPRRPREEPEQAAVRIGKRVVELLQARDGDGYVLRVDLRLRPSPEITPIALPVDAAIGYYEAQALPWERAAFIRARAAAGDIALGQRFLEAIRPFVWRRALDFGAIGEIRGISARIRDHHSQGQAFGPGYDLKRGRGGIREAEFFAQIHQLIHGGRDRSVRVPATRDALARLAEAGWIRSDESQALIAGYTLLRTIEHRVQMIDDRQTHALPTGDALDRVAKLHGLDDAGALLALLEPRVTATGRIYDALDDTVRPAFSRDVVTLEADLVEAGFDDPESARRRIEAWRGGAYPALRSPAAREALEAVLPTLVPAFAAAPVPQAALLRLDALLERLPSAINIFRLLEARPGLATLLAAILSHAPTLADDLGRRPDLLDGLIDATAFEPVGDVAALEVIMRAGETGGDYQSRLDHVRRVVGELRFALGAQIVAGASDPLDVAAGYARVAEAAIGVLASATIEEFAKVHGRVPDSELVVLALGRMGGAMLTHASDLDLIYLFTGDFAAESDGPKPLGATLYYNRLAQRLTGALSVATAAGPLYQIDTRLRPSGGQGPLVVTFDSFARYQREDAWTWEHMALTRARPVFGSVAARDAVALIVRDVLEGDRPARDVIADARTMRSDMAAHKPPKGALDAKLLPGGLVDLEFATHVVQLVNRTGFDPNLGGAIDALIREGLVPPTLRPAHDVLTRLLVTLRLVAPDAAPPGHATEDLIARAIGVTDWAAVVATLESTRQEVRQFWAKVTGEQDG, from the coding sequence ATGTCTTTAGTCTCCCATGAAGTGGCGATAAACGACGCCATCGCGCGCGCGCGACTTTTGTCGCCGTTTCTTTCGCTTATACTCGACCGCGAACCTGTTCTGGCAAAGTCGCTTGCAACGGGCCGGCTCGATCTGTCGTGGTCGAGCGTCGAGCCCGGTATGCCGGTTGCCAAGCGGTTGCGCATCGAACGGCGTGCGATGGCGCTCAACGTTGCGATCGGCGATCTCGCGGGCATATTGGACCTTACCGCCGTAACCGGCGCGCTGACCGATTTCGCCGACTACGCGCTCGACACCGCGATCCGTACCGCGATCGAAGAGCGTACGCCCGGTGCCGAACCCATCGGCTTCACCGCGATCGCGCTCGGCAAGCAGGGAAGCGGCGAACTCAACTATTCCTCGGATATCGACCCTATTCTGCTGTTCGATCCCGAGACGTTGCCCCGTCGACCGCGCGAAGAGCCGGAGCAGGCGGCGGTCAGGATCGGCAAGCGCGTCGTCGAACTGCTCCAGGCACGCGACGGCGACGGCTACGTTCTGCGCGTCGACCTCCGCCTGCGGCCCTCGCCCGAGATCACGCCGATCGCATTGCCGGTCGATGCCGCGATCGGCTATTACGAAGCACAAGCGCTGCCATGGGAACGCGCCGCCTTCATTCGTGCGCGCGCGGCGGCAGGGGACATCGCGCTGGGCCAGCGGTTTCTCGAAGCGATCAGGCCGTTCGTGTGGCGCCGCGCACTCGACTTCGGCGCTATCGGCGAAATCCGCGGTATCTCCGCCCGTATCCGCGATCACCATTCGCAAGGCCAGGCGTTCGGCCCCGGCTACGACTTGAAGCGCGGACGCGGCGGCATCCGGGAAGCCGAGTTCTTCGCGCAGATCCACCAGTTGATTCACGGCGGGCGTGATCGATCGGTGCGGGTACCCGCAACGCGCGACGCGCTCGCTCGGTTGGCCGAGGCTGGATGGATCCGCAGCGACGAATCGCAGGCGCTGATCGCTGGCTACACGTTGCTCCGAACGATAGAGCACCGGGTGCAGATGATCGACGATCGCCAGACGCACGCATTGCCGACCGGTGATGCGCTCGACCGCGTGGCGAAACTGCACGGGCTCGACGATGCGGGCGCGCTGTTGGCGCTGCTCGAACCGCGCGTTACCGCGACCGGCCGGATATACGACGCGCTCGACGATACCGTACGTCCCGCATTCTCGCGCGACGTCGTGACGCTGGAAGCGGATCTCGTCGAGGCGGGCTTCGACGATCCCGAATCGGCACGGCGACGGATCGAAGCGTGGCGGGGCGGCGCCTATCCCGCGCTCCGCAGTCCGGCCGCGCGTGAGGCGCTGGAGGCGGTATTGCCGACACTCGTTCCGGCGTTCGCGGCCGCGCCGGTCCCCCAGGCGGCGCTGCTCCGCCTGGACGCGTTGCTCGAACGCCTGCCGAGCGCGATCAACATCTTCCGCTTGTTGGAGGCGCGGCCGGGCTTGGCCACGTTGCTTGCCGCCATCCTCAGCCACGCGCCGACGCTCGCAGACGATCTGGGACGCCGCCCAGATTTGCTCGACGGCCTGATCGACGCGACCGCGTTCGAACCGGTCGGCGACGTTGCCGCACTCGAGGTCATCATGCGCGCGGGTGAGACGGGCGGCGATTATCAGTCTCGACTAGACCATGTCCGCCGGGTGGTCGGCGAACTGCGTTTCGCGCTCGGGGCACAGATCGTCGCCGGCGCGTCCGATCCGCTCGACGTCGCGGCAGGGTATGCGCGGGTCGCCGAGGCCGCGATCGGCGTCCTTGCAAGTGCGACGATCGAGGAATTCGCGAAGGTCCACGGCCGCGTACCGGACAGCGAACTCGTCGTGCTCGCGCTAGGCCGAATGGGCGGCGCGATGCTCACGCACGCGTCCGACCTCGATCTCATCTATCTGTTTACGGGCGATTTCGCTGCCGAGTCCGACGGGCCAAAACCGCTCGGTGCAACGCTTTACTATAATCGTCTGGCACAGCGACTGACCGGGGCGCTGTCGGTCGCGACGGCGGCGGGCCCGCTGTACCAGATCGACACCCGGTTGCGGCCGTCGGGCGGGCAGGGGCCACTGGTCGTCACGTTCGACAGCTTCGCCCGCTACCAGCGCGAGGATGCCTGGACCTGGGAGCACATGGCGCTCACGCGTGCTCGCCCGGTGTTCGGATCTGTCGCCGCTCGGGATGCCGTTGCGTTGATTGTCCGCGACGTGCTCGAAGGCGACCGACCAGCGCGCGACGTGATCGCCGACGCCCGCACGATGCGTAGCGACATGGCCGCGCACAAGCCGCCCAAGGGCGCGCTCGATGCCAAGCTGCTCCCCGGTGGCCTCGTCGATCTCGAATTCGCAACGCATGTCGTTCAGCTCGTGAACAGGACCGGGTTCGACCCAAATCTCGGCGGTGCGATCGATGCGTTGATTCGCGAAGGCCTCGTCCCGCCGACGCTCCGCCCGGCGCATGATGTCCTCACGCGTCTGCTGGTAACGCTGCGGCTCGTCGCCCCCGATGCCGCGCCGCCGGGGCACGCGACCGAGGACCTCATCGCCCGCGCGATCGGCGTGACGGACTGGGCGGCGGTGGTTGCCACGCTCGAATCGACCCGGCAGGAGGTTCGCCAGTTCTGGGCGAAGGTGACGGGAGAGCAGGATGGATGA
- a CDS encoding sigma-70 family RNA polymerase sigma factor: MTQPALPVDDENDDVVAPVEHVSLSDAEFKVQLAQVIPHLRAFGRSLSGSRDLADDLVQETLLKAWAARLRFQAGTNMRAWTFIILRNLYLSQMRRARFKGEWDDLVADRILAAPASQDRHVELGDMQRALMHLPQPQREALILVGAGGFAYEEAAEICSVAVGTIKSRVARGRVALETILTDGSLPSRRDHETDTSKTALDSIMGDVEELSRGR; the protein is encoded by the coding sequence ATGACCCAGCCTGCTTTGCCCGTGGATGACGAAAACGATGACGTTGTCGCGCCGGTCGAGCATGTCTCGCTGTCGGATGCCGAGTTCAAGGTTCAACTCGCGCAGGTGATCCCGCATCTACGTGCGTTCGGTCGGTCCTTGTCGGGAAGCCGCGATCTCGCGGACGATCTGGTCCAGGAGACTTTGCTGAAAGCCTGGGCCGCACGTCTCCGCTTCCAGGCGGGTACGAACATGCGAGCATGGACCTTCATCATCCTCCGCAACTTGTATCTCTCGCAGATGCGACGCGCCCGCTTCAAAGGCGAGTGGGACGATCTTGTCGCGGATCGCATCCTCGCAGCACCCGCAAGTCAGGATCGCCACGTCGAGCTCGGCGACATGCAGCGCGCGTTGATGCATCTGCCGCAACCCCAGCGTGAAGCCCTCATTCTCGTGGGCGCTGGTGGCTTCGCCTATGAAGAAGCCGCAGAAATCTGCAGTGTCGCTGTCGGGACAATCAAGAGCCGGGTAGCTCGCGGACGTGTTGCGCTGGAGACGATCTTAACGGACGGCTCGCTTCCGTCGCGTCGCGACCATGAAACCGATACGTCCAAGACGGCGCTTGATTCGATCATGGGTGACGTTGAAGAGCTCAGCCGGGGACGCTGA
- a CDS encoding response regulator: MSLGQQLAPHLPFLRRYGRALTGSQMHGDKYVRATLEAIVAAPEEFPRDVDPRLGLYRMFQAIWNSANFDEVGDESASEAEGHEAVARARLARMTPLSRQALLLTAMEGFTPEDAAYLIEVDTSEVDDLVADALSEIENQTRAKVLIIEDEPIIAMDIETIVRDLGHDVTGVAVTRDEAVALAMETRPGLVLADIQLADDSSGIDAVKDILAEFEVPVIFITAFPERLLTGERPEPTFLITKPFQRSTVKAAISQALFFDQATVPTA, from the coding sequence ATGTCTCTTGGACAGCAACTTGCACCGCACCTTCCCTTTTTGCGGCGCTACGGCCGGGCCCTGACCGGCAGCCAGATGCACGGCGACAAATATGTGCGCGCCACGCTCGAGGCGATCGTCGCCGCGCCGGAGGAATTTCCGCGCGACGTGGATCCCCGTCTCGGCCTGTACCGGATGTTCCAGGCGATCTGGAATTCGGCGAACTTCGACGAGGTCGGCGACGAGAGTGCAAGCGAGGCCGAAGGTCACGAAGCCGTTGCCCGCGCGCGTCTCGCCCGGATGACGCCGCTGTCGCGCCAGGCGCTTCTGCTGACAGCGATGGAAGGCTTCACGCCCGAGGACGCCGCGTACCTGATCGAGGTCGACACCAGCGAGGTCGACGATCTGGTCGCCGATGCGCTGTCCGAGATCGAGAACCAGACCCGTGCGAAGGTCCTTATCATCGAGGACGAGCCGATCATCGCGATGGATATCGAGACGATCGTGCGCGATCTCGGCCACGACGTCACCGGCGTCGCCGTGACGCGTGACGAGGCGGTCGCGCTGGCGATGGAAACCCGTCCCGGCCTCGTGCTCGCGGATATCCAGTTGGCCGACGACAGCTCGGGCATCGACGCGGTCAAGGACATCCTCGCCGAGTTCGAAGTCCCGGTGATTTTCATCACCGCGTTCCCTGAGCGGTTGCTGACCGGCGAACGTCCCGAGCCGACGTTCCTGATCACCAAGCCGTTCCAGCGTTCGACCGTGAAGGCCGCGATCAGCCAGGCGCTGTTCTTCGATCAGGCGACCGTCCCGACCGCTTAA
- a CDS encoding NepR family anti-sigma factor, protein MPATKPAKVLDKDQQMGSALRSVYQKTVDETIPDDLLDLLGKLD, encoded by the coding sequence GTGCCTGCCACGAAGCCCGCCAAGGTCCTTGATAAAGACCAACAAATGGGTTCGGCACTGCGCTCGGTCTATCAGAAGACCGTTGATGAAACGATCCCGGACGATTTGCTCGACCTTCTCGGCAAATTGGACTGA